One window of the Petroclostridium xylanilyticum genome contains the following:
- the ispE gene encoding 4-(cytidine 5'-diphospho)-2-C-methyl-D-erythritol kinase yields MEIKSRAKINITLDVLNKREDGYHNVKMIMQTVDLYDVLHLEKIENGIEIKTNLPYLPTDEKNIAYKAAQLFFNTLDINDAGIKINIQKNIPVAAGLAGGSTNAAAVLIAMNKMFKTSLNTDQLMQMGKKLGADVPYCILGGTALAEGIGDILTLLPPMPTAIVVLAKPPISVSTAHIYGKLKVENITMRPDTEAIINAIYNQDIIAIARGMYNVLEAVTAKEYRVINRIKNIMLGSGALGSIMSGSGPTVFGIFEHEVSARKAVNKLRTIASDIFVVNTYNSNYGER; encoded by the coding sequence ATGGAAATAAAATCCAGAGCAAAGATTAATATCACTTTAGATGTATTAAATAAAAGAGAAGATGGCTATCATAATGTGAAGATGATTATGCAGACTGTCGACTTATATGATGTGCTGCACTTGGAAAAAATAGAAAATGGTATAGAAATTAAGACCAATCTGCCTTATTTACCCACAGATGAGAAAAATATTGCATATAAAGCAGCCCAGCTTTTTTTTAATACACTTGATATCAATGATGCAGGAATTAAGATCAATATTCAAAAAAATATTCCTGTAGCAGCAGGCTTGGCTGGTGGTAGTACTAATGCGGCAGCTGTTCTTATTGCTATGAATAAGATGTTTAAAACAAGCTTAAATACCGATCAACTAATGCAAATGGGTAAAAAGTTGGGGGCTGATGTTCCCTATTGTATATTAGGAGGGACTGCATTAGCCGAAGGGATAGGGGATATTCTAACTTTGTTGCCACCTATGCCTACTGCGATTGTTGTGTTAGCTAAGCCACCTATCAGTGTTTCAACAGCACATATATATGGTAAACTAAAAGTAGAAAATATAACGATGCGCCCCGATACTGAAGCTATAATTAATGCGATATACAACCAGGATATTATAGCAATTGCCAGAGGAATGTATAATGTCCTGGAGGCTGTCACTGCAAAAGAATATAGGGTAATAAACCGGATTAAAAACATTATGTTGGGAAGCGGAGCCTTGGGTTCTATTATGAGTGGCAGCGGTCCAACCGTTTTTGGAATCTTTGAACATGAGGTAAGTGCCAGAAAAGCAGTAAATAAACTAAGGACCATAGCAAGCGATATTTTTGTGGTTAATACGTATAATAGTAATTACGGGGAGAGATAA
- a CDS encoding nucleotidyltransferase family protein → MLNALILAGEDSNNKLGTQVKALIDIHGKPMVQYVIEVLKKCELVDKIGVIGPYEKLYDLLNGQVDYIIDGKGLIIDNVAEGVKFLGKEKHLIICTSDIPMLTVECVNDFIGKSRETGADLCYPIVDKTVNDIRFPGIERTYTTIKEGTFTGGNLFYINPNVIDKCCIKAQQLIVYRKNVLKMASVLGLGTLILLLTKQLTISQAEKRFSKIFDIKARAIISDYPELANDVDKPSDLAFVKAQLKIN, encoded by the coding sequence TTGCTGAATGCACTTATCCTTGCTGGGGAAGACAGTAATAATAAATTAGGGACACAGGTAAAAGCCCTTATAGACATTCATGGGAAACCCATGGTGCAATATGTAATAGAAGTATTAAAAAAATGTGAATTAGTAGATAAAATAGGAGTGATAGGCCCCTATGAGAAACTTTATGATTTGTTAAATGGGCAGGTAGACTACATTATAGATGGAAAAGGGCTCATTATAGATAATGTGGCAGAAGGGGTAAAATTTCTGGGAAAAGAAAAGCACCTGATCATTTGTACATCGGATATTCCCATGTTAACAGTTGAATGCGTTAATGACTTTATTGGCAAATCGCGGGAAACTGGGGCAGATTTATGTTATCCCATTGTCGATAAAACTGTTAACGATATAAGATTTCCAGGAATAGAACGGACTTATACTACGATAAAAGAAGGAACCTTTACCGGCGGAAACTTGTTTTATATTAATCCAAATGTTATTGACAAATGCTGTATCAAGGCGCAGCAGTTAATTGTATACAGAAAAAACGTACTAAAAATGGCAAGTGTCCTGGGCTTGGGAACACTAATTTTGCTTTTAACAAAACAGCTAACTATAAGCCAGGCTGAAAAAAGATTTTCAAAAATATTTGATATTAAGGCAAGGGCAATTATAAGCGACTATCCGGAACTGGCAAACGATGTAGATAAACCATCAGACTTAGCGTTTGTAAAGGCGCAATTAAAGATTAATTGA
- a CDS encoding homocysteine S-methyltransferase family protein yields MNREDFRKYLRENIMILDGATGTQLQKKGMPRGVCPEQWVIEHPEVIVEVQKEYVKAGSNAVYTCTFGGNRIKLNEFGLGDKVIEMNRKLAQLSREAVGPKGFVAGDLAPTGEFVRPIGEMSFEELVDIYKEQVQGLLEGGVDFFVIETMMDIQEARAALLAVKESCDLPVCVSMTFNEDGRTLTGTDPVTALITLQSLGADAVGCNCSTGPQAMLDVIAAMRANAKVPLLAKPNAGLPKLVDGKTVFDMDAGTFGKYVKPFIDLGVNLIGGCCGTSPEYIEQIRQNTAGLKPVPPKAEAVGALTSTRKTVYIGAERPTVIVGERINPTGKKQLQAELREGRMEEVLDLAMDQVESGAGILDVNVGMPGIDEKETMLRVVEQLSSMVHVPLCIDSSSPEVIEAALRIYPGRALINSISAEKAKMERLLPIAAKYGAMFILLPLNDAGIPETAEERCTLVEKIYDQARKYGFTKQDIVVDGLVLTVSSDQKAAMETLKVIDWCTHTFGCNSIMGLSNVSFGLPERSWINTAFMAMAIGRGLTMAIANPSSEMLMNIKMACDVLAARDIHSKDYIARFGGNKQVQSAAKDSKPSSTIAEQIYDAVVKGNKESIKGLIDTALKEGVNPGNLVDETLIPAINYVGDLFEQKKYFLPQLIQSAETMKNAFEHIEPLLKTENGENQQNKVKLVLATVKGDIHDIGKNIVGLMLKNYGFDVYDLGKDVSAQEIVQKAKKIGARIVGLSALMTTTMLEMKEVIALAKKEELNCKFMIGGAVVNEQYAQEIGADGYSKDAHDAVKLARKLSE; encoded by the coding sequence ATGAATAGAGAAGATTTTAGAAAATATCTTCGGGAGAATATCATGATACTGGATGGCGCTACCGGGACCCAGCTTCAAAAGAAGGGAATGCCTCGTGGTGTGTGTCCTGAACAATGGGTAATAGAACACCCCGAAGTGATCGTAGAAGTACAAAAGGAGTATGTGAAGGCTGGTTCCAATGCGGTGTACACCTGCACTTTTGGAGGAAATAGAATCAAGTTGAACGAATTCGGTTTAGGCGATAAGGTTATAGAGATGAATAGAAAATTGGCGCAGCTTTCGAGAGAAGCGGTAGGGCCAAAGGGCTTTGTAGCGGGAGATCTTGCACCTACGGGTGAATTTGTGCGACCTATAGGAGAAATGTCTTTTGAAGAGCTGGTTGATATTTATAAAGAACAGGTGCAGGGGCTGCTTGAAGGTGGGGTGGACTTTTTTGTCATTGAAACCATGATGGATATCCAGGAAGCCCGGGCTGCCCTGCTGGCTGTTAAAGAAAGCTGTGATTTACCGGTATGCGTAAGCATGACATTTAATGAGGATGGCAGGACACTAACAGGTACAGACCCTGTTACGGCATTAATCACACTGCAGAGTCTCGGTGCAGATGCGGTAGGCTGCAACTGTTCTACCGGACCTCAGGCAATGCTTGATGTTATTGCAGCAATGAGAGCTAATGCAAAAGTACCGCTTCTTGCAAAGCCTAATGCCGGGTTGCCTAAGCTGGTGGATGGTAAGACGGTGTTCGACATGGATGCAGGCACATTTGGGAAATATGTAAAACCATTCATAGACCTGGGGGTTAATCTTATCGGTGGATGCTGCGGTACTTCTCCCGAATATATTGAGCAAATCCGTCAAAATACTGCCGGACTTAAGCCTGTACCCCCTAAGGCAGAAGCAGTAGGTGCCCTGACGTCAACAAGAAAAACCGTGTATATTGGGGCTGAGCGTCCGACGGTTATCGTGGGAGAGAGAATCAATCCTACCGGTAAAAAGCAGTTGCAGGCAGAGCTAAGGGAAGGAAGGATGGAAGAAGTACTGGATCTTGCGATGGATCAGGTGGAGAGTGGAGCAGGTATCCTGGATGTAAATGTGGGAATGCCTGGAATTGATGAAAAAGAAACCATGCTCCGGGTGGTGGAGCAGTTGAGCAGCATGGTGCATGTACCATTGTGTATAGATTCATCTTCTCCGGAGGTTATTGAAGCAGCTTTGCGTATTTATCCCGGAAGGGCCCTTATTAATTCCATATCTGCAGAAAAAGCAAAGATGGAAAGACTGCTTCCCATTGCTGCAAAGTATGGTGCAATGTTTATACTTCTTCCATTAAATGATGCAGGAATTCCCGAAACTGCAGAAGAAAGATGTACTCTTGTGGAGAAGATCTATGACCAAGCACGAAAATATGGTTTTACTAAACAGGATATAGTAGTGGATGGCTTGGTTCTAACTGTATCTTCAGACCAAAAGGCTGCCATGGAGACATTAAAGGTGATTGACTGGTGTACCCATACCTTCGGATGCAATTCCATTATGGGATTGTCCAATGTATCCTTTGGGTTACCCGAGAGGAGCTGGATTAACACAGCTTTTATGGCGATGGCAATAGGCAGGGGCTTGACCATGGCAATTGCTAACCCGTCCAGCGAAATGCTTATGAATATTAAGATGGCTTGTGATGTGTTGGCAGCCAGGGACATTCACAGCAAAGATTATATTGCCCGTTTTGGAGGGAACAAGCAGGTACAGTCAGCTGCTAAGGACAGCAAGCCTTCCTCAACAATAGCAGAGCAAATTTATGATGCTGTGGTAAAAGGGAATAAAGAAAGTATTAAGGGACTTATAGATACTGCGTTAAAAGAAGGCGTTAACCCGGGAAATCTGGTGGATGAAACACTCATTCCGGCTATTAATTACGTGGGAGATTTATTTGAACAGAAAAAATATTTTCTTCCCCAATTGATCCAGAGCGCAGAAACAATGAAAAATGCCTTTGAGCACATAGAACCTCTATTAAAAACAGAAAATGGAGAAAACCAGCAAAATAAGGTTAAACTTGTACTGGCGACAGTAAAGGGAGATATCCACGATATAGGAAAGAATATTGTAGGATTGATGCTGAAAAACTATGGTTTTGATGTATATGACCTGGGGAAGGATGTAAGTGCACAGGAAATCGTACAAAAGGCAAAAAAGATTGGTGCCCGTATCGTCGGCTTGTCAGCACTAATGACCACTACTATGTTGGAAATGAAAGAGGTCATAGCACTGGCTAAAAAAGAAGAACTGAACTGCAAGTTCATGATTGGCGGGGCTGTAGTAAACGAACAATATGCCCAGGAAATAGGGGCAGATGGTTATTCCAAAGATGCCCATGATGCGGTAAAGCTGGCCCGGAAACTGTCGGAATAG
- a CDS encoding vitamin B12 dependent-methionine synthase activation domain-containing protein — protein sequence MANIKYLESIPAEPKRDMILLRLGYKKNVTILNDEQKDMLEDSIKQGLLLCHPKGAFGRFAIIERSSNFVKLEGGEILESESLARLLEKSDEVLLMASTVGKEIVQRISTEVTGGDAALGVILDSVASQTADAGLNWMMDFINKLIRREGKKLTKHRYSPGYGDLPLSNQKIIFDMLGLNRLGLKLTEKYMLIPEKSVLAIAGIEGIEEDE from the coding sequence ATGGCAAATATCAAATATCTTGAGAGTATTCCGGCTGAACCTAAAAGAGATATGATTCTGCTGCGCTTAGGATATAAAAAGAATGTAACAATTTTAAATGATGAACAAAAGGATATGTTGGAAGACAGTATAAAACAGGGTTTATTACTCTGCCATCCTAAAGGTGCATTTGGACGTTTTGCGATTATTGAACGCAGCAGCAATTTTGTAAAGCTGGAAGGTGGAGAAATACTGGAGAGTGAAAGTCTTGCCAGACTTTTAGAGAAAAGTGATGAAGTGCTTCTAATGGCATCTACCGTTGGAAAAGAAATAGTACAAAGAATTTCAACTGAAGTAACCGGCGGAGATGCTGCTTTGGGAGTGATACTGGATTCTGTTGCTTCCCAGACAGCAGATGCGGGATTGAACTGGATGATGGATTTTATCAATAAACTGATACGCAGGGAAGGAAAGAAGCTGACTAAACACCGCTACAGCCCGGGATACGGCGACCTTCCGCTTTCAAATCAGAAAATCATTTTTGATATGCTTGGCTTGAATAGGTTAGGACTTAAGCTTACTGAAAAATATATGTTGATTCCTGAAAAGTCAGTGCTGGCTATTGCAGGAATAGAAGGGATTGAAGAAGATGAATAG
- the spoIIR gene encoding stage II sporulation protein R yields MNKVILAVIIGMICTIFISNYSNSVQADLAHNLVRFHVVANSDSEEDQALKRSVRDRIINEMKEYFDESDNVDATKELIQRNIARIEEIAKDEIKKWNKDYDVKASLGIYPFPTKVYGDITLPAGNYEALRVVIGEGKGANWWCVLFPPLCFVDATHGVVPESSKQKLKNVLTEEEYKIITTANTDDEIPVQIKFKIVEWWQNSKLKVQTAFNRIY; encoded by the coding sequence ATGAACAAAGTAATATTGGCAGTAATTATTGGAATGATATGTACAATTTTTATAAGCAACTATTCAAATAGTGTACAAGCTGATTTAGCCCACAACCTGGTACGTTTTCATGTTGTAGCGAATAGTGATTCAGAGGAAGACCAGGCGCTAAAAAGGAGTGTCAGGGATAGAATTATTAATGAGATGAAAGAGTATTTTGATGAATCGGATAACGTCGATGCAACAAAAGAATTAATACAAAGAAATATTGCGAGAATAGAAGAAATTGCAAAAGATGAAATTAAAAAATGGAATAAAGATTATGACGTTAAGGCATCTTTAGGTATTTACCCTTTTCCTACCAAGGTATATGGTGATATAACATTACCGGCTGGCAATTATGAGGCGTTGAGAGTAGTTATTGGAGAGGGAAAAGGTGCCAACTGGTGGTGCGTCCTCTTCCCGCCATTATGCTTTGTAGATGCAACCCATGGTGTAGTACCTGAAAGTTCAAAGCAAAAACTTAAAAACGTACTTACTGAAGAGGAATACAAAATTATTACTACAGCAAATACAGATGATGAGATTCCTGTTCAGATCAAATTCAAGATTGTTGAATGGTGGCAAAATTCGAAGTTAAAGGTTCAAACTGCATTTAACAGGATATATTAA
- a CDS encoding MASE3 domain-containing protein, which translates to MNDIQAANIIKSISVNSKIYTNCLILFLLLIGAFYISSLNYLLFHTAIELFAIIIAFNITIIAINTYPISKNDYFMFLGIAFGFVGIFNLCHVFTYEGINIFSRSNTNISLQFWIAAGCIKGLSILFSFIFFHRTVKPYFIFFFYAFVSLFLLLAIYYWGIFPDCFIDGKRLTAFKIISEYVISLILLISITLLIQNKKHVRSNIFWLMLLFFITAIASKLSFTLFLNPRDLLHTIGHLFKLISFYLIYKAINETSLKDPYWLLFNQLSKTNNENSKLEIANRQLSEENINHKNFQEKITHLNRLYSVLSEINKAIVHIHDTKELYKEACRIAVEKGQFRMAWIGLINSNASLVEPVAYWGFEEEYLTAIKISTKDISTGCGPVGLVIHENKYFVANDIENQFHAYPWYAEAIKRNYYSIAAFPIQVQGNVVGTMCFYSEKRNFFNEEEINLLQALVDDLSFAIESIENERQHELIKETLKETLDLDKLKTEFFANISHELKTPINVIFSTLQLLTLYSKSSVSKNNEDKMDKYIHVMKQNCYRLIRLVNNVVDVTKIDSGFFNLSLQNHNIINLVEEITLSVAQYIEGRGLLLEFDTTIEDKVIACDPDKIERIILNLLSNAIKFTNPGGKISVNIDDKGESITISVKDTGIGIPEDKLNMIFERFRQVDKSLARNHEGSGIGLSLVKSLVEMHGGKISVKSEYGKGSEFIIELPVRILPQQDHTSEHNMNNIKQGAIEKINIEFSDIYV; encoded by the coding sequence ATGAATGACATCCAAGCTGCGAACATCATAAAATCTATATCAGTGAATTCAAAAATCTATACTAATTGTCTCATACTTTTTTTGCTGTTAATAGGAGCATTTTATATTAGTTCCCTTAATTATCTGTTGTTTCATACTGCTATTGAACTCTTTGCTATTATCATCGCTTTTAATATTACTATTATAGCAATAAATACCTATCCTATTTCCAAGAACGATTACTTTATGTTTTTAGGAATTGCCTTTGGTTTTGTAGGTATCTTTAATTTGTGTCACGTTTTTACTTACGAGGGAATAAATATATTTAGCAGAAGTAATACTAATATATCCCTCCAGTTTTGGATTGCCGCAGGATGTATAAAAGGCTTATCCATTTTATTTTCGTTTATTTTCTTCCATAGGACTGTTAAGCCTTACTTTATATTTTTCTTTTACGCTTTCGTATCATTATTCCTGTTATTAGCAATTTACTACTGGGGTATATTTCCCGATTGTTTCATTGATGGTAAAAGATTAACAGCTTTTAAGATAATAAGTGAGTATGTAATTTCCTTAATTTTACTGATATCCATTACCCTGCTAATACAAAATAAAAAGCATGTTCGTTCCAACATATTTTGGCTTATGTTATTATTTTTTATTACTGCCATTGCGTCCAAACTTTCATTTACACTTTTTTTAAACCCAAGAGACCTTTTACACACTATCGGCCATCTTTTTAAATTAATATCATTCTATCTAATTTATAAGGCAATTAATGAAACCAGCTTAAAAGATCCCTACTGGCTTTTATTTAACCAGTTATCTAAAACAAATAATGAAAACTCAAAGTTAGAAATAGCTAATAGGCAATTATCTGAGGAAAATATTAATCATAAAAACTTCCAGGAAAAAATTACTCACCTCAACCGCCTATATTCTGTTTTAAGTGAAATTAATAAAGCTATTGTTCACATTCATGACACAAAAGAACTGTATAAAGAAGCATGTCGTATTGCTGTTGAAAAAGGCCAATTTCGTATGGCATGGATTGGTCTCATTAACTCTAATGCCTCTTTAGTAGAACCGGTTGCTTACTGGGGTTTTGAGGAAGAATATCTAACAGCGATCAAAATTTCTACTAAAGATATTTCGACAGGATGTGGCCCTGTAGGTCTTGTAATCCATGAGAATAAGTATTTTGTAGCTAACGATATCGAAAATCAATTTCATGCATATCCATGGTATGCTGAAGCAATCAAGCGCAATTATTATTCTATCGCAGCCTTTCCAATACAGGTACAGGGTAATGTTGTAGGTACAATGTGTTTTTATTCTGAAAAACGCAATTTTTTCAATGAAGAAGAAATCAACCTGCTTCAAGCGCTGGTAGATGACCTATCTTTTGCAATTGAATCTATAGAAAATGAAAGACAACACGAACTTATTAAGGAAACATTAAAGGAGACGTTAGATCTGGATAAATTAAAAACTGAATTCTTTGCAAATATCTCTCATGAGTTAAAAACTCCCATAAATGTAATTTTCAGCACTTTGCAACTGTTAACTTTATATTCAAAAAGTAGCGTATCAAAAAATAATGAAGATAAAATGGATAAATATATACATGTAATGAAGCAAAATTGCTACAGGCTTATACGTTTGGTAAACAACGTAGTGGATGTCACCAAGATAGATTCAGGCTTTTTCAATTTGTCTCTACAAAACCATAATATTATAAATCTTGTTGAGGAGATCACACTATCAGTTGCACAGTATATTGAAGGAAGAGGATTACTGCTTGAGTTTGATACTACTATCGAAGACAAAGTTATAGCCTGTGATCCTGATAAAATTGAAAGAATTATCTTAAACCTGCTTTCCAATGCAATTAAATTTACCAATCCAGGAGGTAAAATATCGGTAAATATAGATGATAAGGGAGAAAGTATTACCATCTCAGTAAAAGATACAGGAATAGGAATCCCGGAAGATAAGTTAAATATGATATTTGAGCGTTTTAGGCAGGTGGACAAATCCCTTGCAAGAAACCATGAAGGCAGTGGTATCGGCCTTTCTCTTGTTAAGTCCCTTGTTGAAATGCATGGAGGAAAAATCTCTGTAAAAAGTGAATATGGAAAAGGAAGCGAATTTATTATAGAGTTACCGGTGAGGATATTGCCACAACAGGATCATACAAGTGAACACAATATGAATAATATAAAACAAGGAGCAATAGAGAAAATTAATATTGAGTTCTCCGATATATATGTATAA
- a CDS encoding YihY/virulence factor BrkB family protein, translating to MNLNKLIKYVRNLYFRFYDDEVPALGAQLAYYFLLSFFPFLIFLVTMIGYTTLSSEEVLRELSNILPQNAYALIYDSISHITNRKNGGLLSFGIVTTLWAASNGVGAAVRGLNKAYDEEEERPLWKIKGIAILFTVALAVVILLSFILLIFGQQIGIYLAKWLGLAGFFHAIWDTLRYIIMLLIMVLIFAAFYRYIPNRRLMWKEVIPGAIFATIGWILISLGFAYYVNNFGNYSRIYGSIGGAIVLLIWLFFSAMVILMGGELNATLAFDREGKEKPHGKRY from the coding sequence ATGAATCTCAATAAATTAATTAAGTACGTCAGGAATTTGTACTTTCGTTTTTATGATGATGAAGTTCCTGCACTGGGAGCTCAGCTGGCATATTACTTTTTATTATCTTTTTTCCCATTTTTAATTTTCCTGGTAACAATGATTGGATATACTACCCTGTCAAGTGAGGAAGTGCTTAGAGAATTATCAAATATTCTGCCTCAAAATGCTTATGCACTAATTTATGATAGCATCTCACATATAACAAATAGAAAAAATGGAGGATTATTGTCCTTTGGAATCGTTACGACCCTCTGGGCAGCGTCCAATGGTGTCGGTGCGGCAGTCAGGGGGCTTAATAAAGCCTATGATGAGGAGGAAGAGCGTCCGTTGTGGAAGATAAAGGGAATCGCTATCCTATTTACCGTCGCGCTGGCTGTAGTTATATTGCTTTCCTTTATATTATTAATTTTTGGTCAGCAAATTGGCATTTATTTAGCCAAATGGCTGGGACTGGCCGGTTTTTTTCATGCTATATGGGATACTTTAAGATATATTATTATGTTACTTATTATGGTCCTGATTTTTGCTGCATTCTACCGATACATACCCAACCGCCGTCTTATGTGGAAAGAAGTAATCCCTGGAGCCATCTTTGCTACTATTGGGTGGATCTTAATTTCTTTAGGGTTTGCATATTATGTAAATAACTTCGGAAATTATTCCAGAATCTACGGCAGCATAGGAGGAGCTATTGTACTTTTAATCTGGCTTTTTTTTAGTGCGATGGTTATTCTAATGGGGGGAGAACTTAATGCCACTTTAGCTTTTGATAGGGAAGGAAAAGAAAAACCTCACGGTAAGCGGTATTAA
- a CDS encoding MgtC/SapB family protein, giving the protein MDLQTIFIRLGLAVMLSGLIGLEREDKNRPAGFRTHILVCVGSAIVMTTSEYIFHKYQEITDIDPARLGAQVISGIGFLGAGTIIRQGMSVKGLTTAASLWAVACVGLAAGIGFYEGAIAGAAIIYFTLILLSKFGKVLQSKASHLSIFVEMENKPGKIGEIGLLLGRYDVNIRSIEFVDTETADDDSEILLRLRLKLPHGLTHERVIKEVARIQGVSRVEEI; this is encoded by the coding sequence GTGGATTTGCAGACGATTTTTATTAGATTGGGGTTGGCAGTAATGCTAAGTGGTTTGATAGGATTGGAAAGAGAGGATAAGAACCGGCCTGCCGGATTCAGAACACATATATTAGTTTGTGTAGGCTCAGCTATCGTAATGACTACTTCCGAATATATTTTTCACAAATATCAAGAAATTACCGATATAGACCCTGCAAGATTGGGAGCACAGGTAATCAGCGGGATAGGCTTTCTGGGAGCTGGAACTATTATAAGGCAGGGCATGAGTGTAAAAGGACTTACAACAGCAGCAAGCCTTTGGGCTGTAGCATGTGTAGGATTAGCTGCCGGAATCGGATTTTACGAGGGTGCAATTGCTGGAGCAGCCATTATCTATTTTACGCTAATTTTGCTCAGTAAATTCGGAAAAGTCCTGCAAAGTAAAGCTTCACATCTCAGTATTTTTGTAGAAATGGAAAACAAACCGGGGAAAATTGGAGAAATTGGCTTGCTATTGGGCAGGTACGATGTAAACATCAGGAGCATAGAATTCGTAGATACCGAGACAGCAGATGATGATAGTGAGATACTGTTAAGATTACGACTCAAGTTGCCTCACGGTCTGACCCATGAAAGGGTTATTAAAGAAGTAGCACGTATTCAAGGAGTTAGCAGGGTTGAAGAGATATAA
- a CDS encoding GntR family transcriptional regulator produces MAGKLSKINLNDYKPLREVIFDSLREAIIMGELKPGERLMEIQFAEKMGVSRTPVREAIRKLELEGLVVMVPRKGAHVAELSVKDIMDVLEVRSSLDGLASALAAKRINKDELKELKNIVNQFVQYMEKNNVQGLIKKDVEFHELIYKASRNDKLVQIATNLKEQIHRFRVVYLKDYSSPKELVKEHNDIYQAIENGDGKLAQELASIHIKHQEKTMIDSLGTGE; encoded by the coding sequence ATGGCAGGTAAATTGTCAAAAATAAATTTAAATGATTATAAACCGCTGAGAGAAGTAATATTTGACTCTTTAAGAGAAGCTATTATCATGGGAGAATTAAAGCCGGGAGAACGGTTAATGGAAATTCAGTTTGCGGAAAAAATGGGCGTAAGCAGGACACCTGTAAGAGAAGCTATAAGGAAGCTGGAATTAGAAGGCCTGGTGGTAATGGTTCCTCGAAAAGGTGCCCATGTTGCCGAACTTTCTGTAAAGGATATAATGGATGTTTTGGAGGTCCGGAGTTCTCTGGACGGTTTGGCATCTGCTCTTGCAGCAAAAAGGATTAACAAGGATGAATTAAAAGAATTGAAGAATATCGTAAATCAGTTTGTGCAATATATGGAAAAAAATAATGTACAGGGACTGATAAAAAAAGACGTAGAATTTCATGAGCTGATTTACAAAGCTTCAAGAAATGATAAGCTGGTACAAATTGCTACCAATTTAAAAGAACAGATTCACCGTTTCAGGGTAGTTTACCTTAAAGATTACAGCAGTCCAAAGGAACTTGTGAAGGAACACAATGATATTTATCAGGCGATTGAAAATGGAGATGGAAAACTTGCACAAGAGCTGGCTTCTATTCATATAAAGCACCAAGAAAAAACTATGATTGATTCTTTGGGGACGGGGGAATAG